The Brassica napus cultivar Da-Ae chromosome C7, Da-Ae, whole genome shotgun sequence genome has a segment encoding these proteins:
- the LOC106427472 gene encoding mitochondrial import receptor subunit TOM9-2-like, whose translation MAAKRFGGAGKSGGGDSNILAKISNSEIVSQGRRVAGDAVGVSKKLLRSTGKAAWIAGTTFLILVVPLIIEMDREAQLNEIDLQQASLLGAPAQRGF comes from the coding sequence ATGGCGGCCAAGAGATTCGGTGGAGCCGGTAAATCTGGCGGCGGAGATTCGAACATCTTGGCGAAGATCTCCAATTCCGAGATCGTCTCTCAAGGAAGACGCGTCGCCGGAGATGCGGTCGGAGTGTCGAAGAAATTGCTGCGGAGCACGGGAAAAGCGGCGTGGATCGCTGGTACGACTTTTCTGATCCTGGTCGTGCCGTTGATCATCGAGATGGATCGCGAAGCGCAGCTCAACGAAATAGATCTTCAGCAGGCTAGCCTCCTCGGAGCCCCGGCGCAAAGGGGATTCTAG